From Anopheles arabiensis isolate DONGOLA chromosome 3, AaraD3, whole genome shotgun sequence, a single genomic window includes:
- the LOC120900844 gene encoding transmembrane protein 65 isoform X3: MCANVSCVVRAASMMSQCATLCSAPRMPPRLSHRIGGMAGASISFHSTAQQQQHRATQHLPARVAARTGYNHHLQRQPVMARAYFFPGGGPVRSYTQAASTLTREQLHDLVYRLNEDERELLMNTLKQFESNKVKAKFEVGLVNALPFIGFGFLDNFTMIIAGDYIEHTLGLFMCISTMAAAALGNTISDVIGIGSAFYVEKLAEMSGVKPPKMSPIQLEMKASRRAANLGRVLGITIGCLLGMCPLLFMKEDKEKEKDKDKNKPSEASATDAAAAAADGVANIVAVK; encoded by the exons ATGTGTGCGAACGTGTCGTGTGTTGTGCGCGCTGCCAGCATGATGTCACAGTGTGCTACGCTGTGCAGTGCCCCACGGATGCCACCGCGGCTTAGTCACCGGATAGGTGGGATGGCTGGTGCTTCCATATCCTTCCACAGCacggcccagcagcagcagcaccgggcCACCCAACACCTGCCAGCGCGAGTCGCCGCCCGAACTGGATACAACCACCACCTCCAACGGCAGCCCGTCATGGCGCGGGCGTACTTCTTTCCGGGAGGTGGCCCGGTGAGGTCCTACACCCAGGCTGCCTCGACCCTCACCCGGGAGCAGCTGCACGATCTGGTGTACAGGTTAAACGAAGATGAAAGAGAATTGCTCATGAACACGCTCAAGCAATTCGAATCCAACAAAGTGAAGGCAAAGTTTGAAG tTGGATTGGTGAACGCCCTCCCATTCATTGGATTTGGTTTCCTTGACAACTTTACCATGATCATTGCG GGCGACTACATCGAGCACACGCTCGGGCTGTTCATGTGCATATCGACGATGGCGGCGGCAGCACTGGGGAACACCATCAGCGACGTAATCGGCATCGGGTCCGCCTTCTACGTGGAGAAGCTGGCCGAAATGAGTGGCGTGAAGCCGCCGAAGATGTCGCCGATCCAGCTGGAGATGAAAGCCAGCCGAAGGGCGGCCAATTTG GGACGAGTGCTGGGTATTACCATCGGATGTCTGCTGGGAATGTGCCCTCTATTATTCATGAAGGAGGATaaggagaaggaaaaggacaAGGATAAGAACAAGCCGTCGGAAGCAAGTGcgactgatgctgctgctgctgctgcggatggTGTTGCTAACATTGTTGCCGTGAAATAA
- the LOC120900844 gene encoding transmembrane protein 65 isoform X2 yields the protein MCANVSCVVRAASMMSQCATLCSAPRMPPRLSHRIGGMAGASISFHSTAQQQQHRATQHLPARVAARTGYNHHLQRQPVMARAYFFPGGGPVRSYTQAASTLTREQLHDLVYRLNEDERELLMNTLKQFESNKVKAKFEAETVPVPPTSDLMKLGLVNALPFIGFGFLDNFTMIIAGDYIEHTLGLFMCISTMAAAALGNTISDVIGIGSAFYVEKLAEMSGVKPPKMSPIQLEMKASRRAANLGRVLGITIGCLLGMCPLLFMKEDKEKEKDKDKNKPSEASATDAAAAAADGVANIVAVK from the exons ATGTGTGCGAACGTGTCGTGTGTTGTGCGCGCTGCCAGCATGATGTCACAGTGTGCTACGCTGTGCAGTGCCCCACGGATGCCACCGCGGCTTAGTCACCGGATAGGTGGGATGGCTGGTGCTTCCATATCCTTCCACAGCacggcccagcagcagcagcaccgggcCACCCAACACCTGCCAGCGCGAGTCGCCGCCCGAACTGGATACAACCACCACCTCCAACGGCAGCCCGTCATGGCGCGGGCGTACTTCTTTCCGGGAGGTGGCCCGGTGAGGTCCTACACCCAGGCTGCCTCGACCCTCACCCGGGAGCAGCTGCACGATCTGGTGTACAGGTTAAACGAAGATGAAAGAGAATTGCTCATGAACACGCTCAAGCAATTCGAATCCAACAAAGTGAAGGCAAAGTTTGAAG CCGAAACAGTGCCAGTACCACCGACTTCGGACCTCATGAAAC tTGGATTGGTGAACGCCCTCCCATTCATTGGATTTGGTTTCCTTGACAACTTTACCATGATCATTGCG GGCGACTACATCGAGCACACGCTCGGGCTGTTCATGTGCATATCGACGATGGCGGCGGCAGCACTGGGGAACACCATCAGCGACGTAATCGGCATCGGGTCCGCCTTCTACGTGGAGAAGCTGGCCGAAATGAGTGGCGTGAAGCCGCCGAAGATGTCGCCGATCCAGCTGGAGATGAAAGCCAGCCGAAGGGCGGCCAATTTG GGACGAGTGCTGGGTATTACCATCGGATGTCTGCTGGGAATGTGCCCTCTATTATTCATGAAGGAGGATaaggagaaggaaaaggacaAGGATAAGAACAAGCCGTCGGAAGCAAGTGcgactgatgctgctgctgctgctgcggatggTGTTGCTAACATTGTTGCCGTGAAATAA
- the LOC120900844 gene encoding uncharacterized protein LOC120900844 isoform X1, with translation MCANVSCVVRAASMMSQCATLCSAPRMPPRLSHRIGGMAGASISFHSTAQQQQHRATQHLPARVAARTGYNHHLQRQPVMARAYFFPGGGPVRSYTQAASTLTREQLHDLVYRLNEDERELLMNTLKQFESNKVKAKFEGQLAATVWRSRFGRPAKLKPVLGDVDPTGSYCAVPEDWLQKKFAETVPVPPTSDLMKLGLVNALPFIGFGFLDNFTMIIAGDYIEHTLGLFMCISTMAAAALGNTISDVIGIGSAFYVEKLAEMSGVKPPKMSPIQLEMKASRRAANLGRVLGITIGCLLGMCPLLFMKEDKEKEKDKDKNKPSEASATDAAAAAADGVANIVAVK, from the exons ATGTGTGCGAACGTGTCGTGTGTTGTGCGCGCTGCCAGCATGATGTCACAGTGTGCTACGCTGTGCAGTGCCCCACGGATGCCACCGCGGCTTAGTCACCGGATAGGTGGGATGGCTGGTGCTTCCATATCCTTCCACAGCacggcccagcagcagcagcaccgggcCACCCAACACCTGCCAGCGCGAGTCGCCGCCCGAACTGGATACAACCACCACCTCCAACGGCAGCCCGTCATGGCGCGGGCGTACTTCTTTCCGGGAGGTGGCCCGGTGAGGTCCTACACCCAGGCTGCCTCGACCCTCACCCGGGAGCAGCTGCACGATCTGGTGTACAGGTTAAACGAAGATGAAAGAGAATTGCTCATGAACACGCTCAAGCAATTCGAATCCAACAAAGTGAAGGCAAAGTTTGAAG GGCAGTTGGCAGCAACCGTTTGGCGAAGTAGATTCGGCCGTCCAGCAAAGCTAAAGCCGGTCCTGGGTGATGTAGATCCGACCGGTTCCTACTGCGCGGTGCCGGAAGATTGGCTGCAAAAGAAGTTCG CCGAAACAGTGCCAGTACCACCGACTTCGGACCTCATGAAAC tTGGATTGGTGAACGCCCTCCCATTCATTGGATTTGGTTTCCTTGACAACTTTACCATGATCATTGCG GGCGACTACATCGAGCACACGCTCGGGCTGTTCATGTGCATATCGACGATGGCGGCGGCAGCACTGGGGAACACCATCAGCGACGTAATCGGCATCGGGTCCGCCTTCTACGTGGAGAAGCTGGCCGAAATGAGTGGCGTGAAGCCGCCGAAGATGTCGCCGATCCAGCTGGAGATGAAAGCCAGCCGAAGGGCGGCCAATTTG GGACGAGTGCTGGGTATTACCATCGGATGTCTGCTGGGAATGTGCCCTCTATTATTCATGAAGGAGGATaaggagaaggaaaaggacaAGGATAAGAACAAGCCGTCGGAAGCAAGTGcgactgatgctgctgctgctgctgcggatggTGTTGCTAACATTGTTGCCGTGAAATAA